The window ATATTTTATTATGAATACATACGTAAATCATGGTTACAGAAATAAAGAATCAAATCTTACTTTTAGATATTCATGTCCTGGTAGCTGGTTGGGCAAGTGGACAGTCTGGTGGGTCCCCCACTGTGGCACCATGACAATACAACGGATCTCCTTTACTTGTGGGTTGTCAGGTGGGCTGGTGCCATACAGGTAGCCTGCAATCTAGAACATGGCACAATATTATTTATTGTATACTATTCAGGCACTGCCAACTGATCCAAACCAAAAGTGTCGACCTCATTTTGTCATGGGCCttgatttatttctttatatcgGCCTgtcggatttaaaaaaaaaactcaaattgcCAAATATTGGCGCCGATAATCAGTCGATCTATAGCCTTGAGATTGACACCTGTGATCGAAACTGTCAACTTCATGGACATACATACCTGTGCACGCAAATCTGAAATGCAGATGAActttttaaggacatttttggGCAAGATGTAGGTGTAGCCTGTCTCCTTGATGTCATCAGATGACACGTAAATGTGGTTGGTGCGGAGATGAAGATTGGCAGCAGATATAGCTCTGACCGGGGAGGTACAAAGTGTTAGTCAATAGCAGTAAACCTTTAAAGTCAATTTCCTCAATCGGAGACATACCTGACCCTCCATTCTGTCTTGGAGGAGAAGGTCTGCGTTTCGTAGTTGGACGTGGTGGAAGTGATGATCTCGTCACCGTGTTTGTTGAcagtgcgtgtttgtgtggctGTGAGCTGCGATTGCTCTTTGGTTTGCTTTTCAATTTCAGCGATCTGCTGCCGTTGCTGTGAGGGAGCAGAGATCTCCATGCCCAGGATGATGTCACGGATCTCGGATTGGGTCAGTGATGCCACATTCACACTGGAAAAAGACAGGCGACAGAAATGCGTTAGGTGACCTATTCGGTGGCTCAAAAGGAAAATTTAATTTGGCTAATGCGAGACTCACTTGTTCTTTTTGCCATAGTCAGCCAAAATGAGGTCTTTAAGTTGCACTTCCACCTTGATCCACTCCTCGTCGGTGAGAGTGGGCCAAATGTGGTGAGGCTCTGTAATGGTGGTCTTATCAGGTTTGAGGATCACTTTGGCGCGGTCGTTGTTGACATGGAGCGCTCTGAGGATCAGGATGAGTCGGGAGAAGGCCTAAAGATTGCACAAATCATGCAGAAATTGCTATTAGAaaggcaaataagtatttaatccatttgtttttggatcatataatgaaaaaaaagaagcctttaAACACCATTATTTCTGTGATTCATAGAAAAACTCACTGTGTAAGATGAAATAGTCTTAAGCCAGTCATCATAAAGGTTGAACAGCACCATCTGGGGTTCAGTTGCTTTGAGGATCAGGTCTCCAAACTTCTCCACCTTTAGACAGGCCTGGAATGGCAGCTGTAACTCAGACCCCTTGATCACAATGTTGGGGAAGTCAAGCAAATGGACCTGCGGAAAGAAGGACGACATTAGAATTGTAAGACATTGAAGTCACACCGACACAGAAAGGGCTTAAATAGTCATCCAATAATATTTGGTGTAAATGTCTTACCTCAAGAGGGTCCAGCATGCCCTTCCTGGTCACAATAATCTGCTTCGGCTGCTCCTCTACAGGGAGTGAGCGAATCAAGGCAGCAACTTCTTCAGCTGTCTTCCATTTAGCCAGCTACAAGAACATCAAGAGGAATTATAAGCAGGTTGCTAACTGCGTCTTTGTTGTAAATGCTAAGGAGAAAACCATTCTGGAGATAATTGAATATGAGCCAGGGCGCATACCTGACCCAGACGTTTCTGTCCGGCCCACACAGATGTATGAATGATCTTGAGGAAGAGCTGTCCGGTCCTGGGGTTGAAGATGAAAATGGCTCCGTTGATTGGTTTGGTGGTCAAGTTACCCTCAAAGGTCTGTTGAAAGAAGGAAAATACAagtgaaaagagaaaaacacacaaaccagagacttaaaaaaaatccaagtccaAACAAACCTTGTGAATGGTGACTCTGTAGACATTGGTGTCATCCACAAACCAAATGATTTGGTTGGAGAAGAGTTCACCATAGTTCTGTGAGGACAGGTACGGCTCAGTGGGCTCAGAGGAGTACAGCTGCAGACCCTTGCGGATGCGCTCCCTCAACACATATAGGGCAGGGTTAGCCTTCATGATCTTAGCCATGGCCTGCTGGATCAGAGGCTTGCTGCCCGGGAACCAGTTTCCATAACCACTGTACAACGACACGAAATGGGAGAAATTTAGAAAGGTTTGTGAAAACCGCTTCACGTTTGTACAACGAAAACGAACCTGTGGAGGTTGTAAGCCAAGTCGATGGCAATCAGGACCCCAGTGGGGGAAGGATAGATACTCATGTTGTCCGTAGTGTAATCCAAGAATTTAGCCCTTGCGTAGCGTTCAATGTCATGCGAGTCATAGTCACCCCAACGGAGCTGGATGTCAATCCAGTACTTTTGTGTGGTGGTGCTGTCCATCACATCCCTTCAAGAAGAGCAGAGGTAAACGGACGCACGCATTGATTTACATAAATCACATCTtgttcaaaatgattaaaaaggtcTTTTCCGATCCTATCATTCCATACTTTGAGTCTGCAAGCAGAGATGGTCGAGAGACATTCCACTTGTAGGAGGCAAAAAGGAGGATATCGGCACAGGATGAGTTCATCTTGTACGACTTCCTGGGGTGGATGGTCTCCTTCTGCACAGTCTCAATCTCCAGAGCATCGAGCTCCTGGTCAAACACCTGAAAGCCAAAACACAATCACATTTGTGGACAATTTCCCATTGAAGTATTGGTCCTGCTTTTATACCATTTGGGAAAATATTGAGAAATAtttgatgaaataaaataaaaccaacCTGACAGAGATCCATAACAACACTCTCGTGGATCTTCTGCCACAAGTGAGCTCTGAAGATTTGGATGAGGGAGATCTTCAGGGTAGGAATCTTTCCGTGCATGAAGATTCCCGTTAGGTCAAGTTGCACCTGGAAACCCACATAAACCTAGCGACAAGGAGAAACTTATTAGCTTGCAATTCCGCACCtaatgtataaaaatttaaaaaaatatatatagtagttTTCTTGGTGAACATACATTGGCTCGATTAATTGTGGGTGACCACCAGAGAGTGAAACGACGGTTGGGAATTTGGTTGAGACCAGATCTCTGTGCATTTGTCAACTTCTTCCATTTCATGGATTCTTCAAATCCACTGGCCTTTTCCCTAAATGTCACAAAGAAAACAGATTCAGATTAAACCTGGTCATACCTAGTCTGGTAactttatatatagattatcgAAAGTATGTTTAGTCATGTTTATTTCAATAAAGACGACTTTCTCACCAGAAAAGACCCTCCCAAGTGGGGAAGTAAGTGCCTTTGAAGAGGGTGTGTTCGAGAATGCCTTCCACGCCACCGAGGGCCTGGATCATGTCTGTGCGGTAGTTGTTGAGGTTCCACAATTTGCCGTCATGTCTCTGGTGAGTCCACCAGAAAGGATTCTGCTTCAGGACCTGGagtatacaaatatacattaaaCCGCTGATTTAGACCAGTGTCTATCATGGTGATTCTAGGCTCAGTCTGAAAATAAATAGTGGGCAAGGCCTTTTCTTGTACCTGGTATTGTTTAAAATCTGTCCTGACTCTCCAACCTTTGTCATAGGCCAAtgtgtgtctgtctttctgGAAAAGGGTGTTGATACGTGGGATTCCTCTGTCCCACGAGTCCTCCAAATCCTCCAAAGTCAGTCGCCTGGAAGACAGAACACAAAGAAACATTTGTTTCAGCCAGATTTTAAACATTCTTTCTTTATTGTTGTTGAAAATGGGCAAAGACGTTGAGAATGCATCTCATGTGATACCTATTAAATACAGACACATtcccaaaaaaatattgctcTGTAGATTGAAATGGTTTTTGAATTGATTCATACAAGTTTCATTTTCTTGCTAGAAGTGGCCTTGTTTTGAGTCCATAAAAAATCTTTGACAATGGAACCTATACATCACAAAAGTTGAAAACTTGTAATATCTAGTAGCATACCTGTTCTGTGCAATGGCTTCTTGCCTCTTGAGGGCGTACTCAGCCCATACCCTTTGGGAGTCAATGAACTCACTTTCCCAAGGCTGAATGTAACGGTACAAATTTGGAATAAGTTGGTCCTCTTCATGACTCATTCCAGACCTGAAGTGGGTGATTCCAACATCTGTCTGCTTGGACCAACTAGGGGTGAGAGAAGAGTTTTAGCTCAACGGACACAAAGGCATTTTAGAGTTAACTCAAAGATACGTGTCCGGACTGACCGTAGATCAGACTGTGGTATAAGCACATGGCCCATGGACAACATTCCCAGGCCACCCAATTCTTTGGGGGTGTAGAAAACGACGGGCGGGAAACGGCTAGGCATTTTGGAGTTCAGCCCAATTTTGATTCGGGTCTGAATCTTGTTCTCACACTTGACCAGCAAATCCAGCAACTCCTGGGTGTTGACGACCGCTTCACGGAAGTACGTCATCAGGCCAATAAGAGCCGTGTTCCATTTGTTTACAATCTGGgtatttaaaaaaggggggaggggGTTATTCACATTCTGATTCTTGTTGTAAATGCTTAactcaacattttaatttggcGTCTGTTTACCTTTGTGAATGTGGTCGAGCCTGAGGCCATCAGAATCTGGCGCACTCTGTTGTGGAATCGCTGCATTGACTCATCGTCCACACGCAGGAAACACTGAGCGGTCCTCTCTTTGGTAAcctttttatgcaaaaaaataaggacTAACAATTAAATGCGGGAGTGGGTGTGAAGTTccattatatgtatatggaaACGAGAAGGCAAAAGTGGTATAAAAGAGGTAGACGTTACCTCATTCTGCAAATTCCAGACACCATCCTTATGAGTGAACTCTTCGTAGCTTGTTCGGCATTTGGGCAAAATGCGGCACTCAAAACCACACATGTTAAAGAGCAGGTTGGGGTTGTCTTTGCTGTAGACGGACACAAAGCTGTTCTCCCACTGGACTGTTGTCACTGACCTCGGCAGGCGGTTCTTGATGTCCCAGAAGACCGCACGCCCACTGAGATGAATATACAAGGAATCAAGTTATGTATGGGCTTTTGTCATGGGCCAGCAAATCCTGTGTGCATTATTAAAAAGATGAACTGAGGACTTACAGATTGACATCATGCTTCATCAATCTCATGCGGGCATCGCGTGGCCagcactttttgttgttgtagccTACAATGTTCTCATTGTTGGGATCGGGGTGCTCTGTTAGGTACCTCTGAATGAGGTCCCTTGCTTCATCAGCAGAAAACCTGATAgtcatgaaaaatatttttgtatttcaatCAACAGGTCACACTTAGAATACTTTAAAAAGTGTTATTGCAGGTCAACAGTTatttgggattgaaccctagTTCCTCAAAGGATGGGCTGAGTCAATCTAACCTGAAGAAGATGTGGATGCGGTCAATGTAGCGACAGTATAACCGGATTGGGTGAGCGCTCTCTGTCGCCGTATCTTGGAAACTAAGGAAGTCGTTGGGCATTTGGGGTGGACCTGCCATCTCGCTGGCACGGTGCAGCCCCAGCACAAGCAGATCCATTACCAGACCGTAATACTGTACAATGAATGAGGCAAACTGGAGTCCACGAATGATTCCGTAAGAGTTTGTGTGGTTCATGTCCTAtgaaagaaatttgaaaaatacatattcACAATCAAAATTGGATTTATGGGTGATAGATTATGAAGCCACAACAATTTCAAGTAAAGGGCTACCTTGTAGTTGATGACCACATTGTTTTTGGCCGTCATGTAATCAGCAATGTTGTGGTCGACGATAAGACGCAGCAGCCTGTTAAGCAACGTCAAATCGATCTTCTCATACATCTTCTCGTAGCGTGACTCAAGCATCACGTTGCACTCTCCTTCTGCAGTTTCCCAAACATCCTGCAAGTTGTTGATGCCTGCAAAGATAAAGCAAAGTTGAGTCCGACTGAAAACTGGAGGTTGCGTTCCCAACAGATTATTTGTAAACGATCAAGATTATGCTACAATGGCAAATTGATTGACCTTGGCACCACTTATAGACGAGCAGTGGAGGTGGCTCCGTGTCAGCTGGTTTGATCCAGGGTGGGAAGAGTCGTCTTTTGTCTGCTTCGTACCACAGATATTGATCAAGATAGGCATCTGTGATCTTCTCCAAAGGCTCAACATCATACACTGGCACCAAGTGACTGTAAAGGTCCATGAACTCAATTCCCACCTATAAAAGAACGAACGAGGGCTGAATATTGTAAGGTGGGTAAAATGA of the Stigmatopora argus isolate UIUO_Sarg chromosome 10, RoL_Sarg_1.0, whole genome shotgun sequence genome contains:
- the prpf8 gene encoding pre-mRNA-processing-splicing factor 8; translation: MAVAFPFRGVPAGVPPPGVPLPPQVPDYMTEEKLQEKARKWQQLQAKRYSEKRKFGFVDAQKEDMPPEHVRKIIRDHGDMTNRKFRHDKRVYLGALKYMPHAVLKLLENMPMPWEQIRDVPVLYHITGAISFVNEIPWVIEPVYIAQWGTMWIMMRREKRDRRHFKRMRFPPFDDEEPPLDYADNILDVEPLEAIQMELDSEEDSPVVEWLYEHQPLKETTKFVNGTTYRRWQFSLPMMSTLYRLANQLLTDLVDYNYFYLFDLKAFFTSKALNMAIPGGPKFEPLVRDINLQDEDWNEFNDINKIIIRQPIRTEYKIAFPYLYNNLPHHVHLTWYHTPNVVFIKTEDPDLPAFYFDPLINPISHRHSVKSQEPLPDDDEEFELPEFVEPFLKETPLYTDNTANGIALLWAPRPFNLRSGRTRRAIDIPLIKNWYREHCPAGQPVKVRVSYQKLLKYYVLNALKHRPPKAQKKRYLFRSFKATKFFQSTKLDWVEVGLQVCRQGYNMLNLLIHRKNLNYLHLDYNFNLKPVKTLTTKERKKSRFGNAFHLCREVLRLSKLVVDSHVQYRLGNVDAFQLSDGLQYIFAHVGQLTGMYRYKYKLMRQIRMCKDLKHLIYYRFNTGPVGKGPGCGFWAPGWRVWLFFMRGITPLLERWLGNLLARQFEGRHSKGVAKTVTKQRVESHFDLELRAAVMHDILDMMPEGIKQNKARTILQHLSESWRCWKANIPWKVPGLPTPIENMILRYVKAKADWWTNTAHYNRERIRRGATVDKTVCKKNLGRLTRLYLKAEQERQHNYLKDGPYITAEEAVAIYTTTVHWLESRRFSPIPFPPLSYKHDTKLLILALERLKEAYSVKSRLNQSQREELGLIEQAYDNPHEALSRIKRHLLTQRAFKEVGIEFMDLYSHLVPVYDVEPLEKITDAYLDQYLWYEADKRRLFPPWIKPADTEPPPLLVYKWCQGINNLQDVWETAEGECNVMLESRYEKMYEKIDLTLLNRLLRLIVDHNIADYMTAKNNVVINYKDMNHTNSYGIIRGLQFASFIVQYYGLVMDLLVLGLHRASEMAGPPQMPNDFLSFQDTATESAHPIRLYCRYIDRIHIFFRFSADEARDLIQRYLTEHPDPNNENIVGYNNKKCWPRDARMRLMKHDVNLGRAVFWDIKNRLPRSVTTVQWENSFVSVYSKDNPNLLFNMCGFECRILPKCRTSYEEFTHKDGVWNLQNEVTKERTAQCFLRVDDESMQRFHNRVRQILMASGSTTFTKIVNKWNTALIGLMTYFREAVVNTQELLDLLVKCENKIQTRIKIGLNSKMPSRFPPVVFYTPKELGGLGMLSMGHVLIPQSDLRWSKQTDVGITHFRSGMSHEEDQLIPNLYRYIQPWESEFIDSQRVWAEYALKRQEAIAQNRRLTLEDLEDSWDRGIPRINTLFQKDRHTLAYDKGWRVRTDFKQYQVLKQNPFWWTHQRHDGKLWNLNNYRTDMIQALGGVEGILEHTLFKGTYFPTWEGLFWEKASGFEESMKWKKLTNAQRSGLNQIPNRRFTLWWSPTINRANVYVGFQVQLDLTGIFMHGKIPTLKISLIQIFRAHLWQKIHESVVMDLCQVFDQELDALEIETVQKETIHPRKSYKMNSSCADILLFASYKWNVSRPSLLADSKDVMDSTTTQKYWIDIQLRWGDYDSHDIERYARAKFLDYTTDNMSIYPSPTGVLIAIDLAYNLHSGYGNWFPGSKPLIQQAMAKIMKANPALYVLRERIRKGLQLYSSEPTEPYLSSQNYGELFSNQIIWFVDDTNVYRVTIHKTFEGNLTTKPINGAIFIFNPRTGQLFLKIIHTSVWAGQKRLGQLAKWKTAEEVAALIRSLPVEEQPKQIIVTRKGMLDPLEVHLLDFPNIVIKGSELQLPFQACLKVEKFGDLILKATEPQMVLFNLYDDWLKTISSYTAFSRLILILRALHVNNDRAKVILKPDKTTITEPHHIWPTLTDEEWIKVEVQLKDLILADYGKKNNVNVASLTQSEIRDIILGMEISAPSQQRQQIAEIEKQTKEQSQLTATQTRTVNKHGDEIITSTTSNYETQTFSSKTEWRVRAISAANLHLRTNHIYVSSDDIKETGYTYILPKNVLKKFICISDLRAQIAGYLYGTSPPDNPQVKEIRCIVMVPQWGTHQTVHLPNQLPGHEYLKEMEPLGWIHTQPNESPQLSPQDVTTHAKVMADNPSWDGEKTIIITCSFTPGSCTLTAYKLTPSGYEWGRQNTDKGNNPKGYLPSHYERVQMLLSDRFLGFFMVPGQVSWNYNFMGVRHDPNMKYDLQLANPKEFYHEVHRPSHFLNFASLQEGEIYNADREDMYG